In Eulemur rufifrons isolate Redbay unplaced genomic scaffold, OSU_ERuf_1 scaffold_84, whole genome shotgun sequence, a single genomic region encodes these proteins:
- the NADK gene encoding NAD kinase isoform X2 has protein sequence MEMEQEKMHVSKELCAESAAYCCSACHGDETWSYGHPIRGRAKSRSLSASPAPGSTKEFRRTRSLHGPCPVTTFGPKACVLQNPQTIMHIQDPASQRLTWNKSPKSVLVVKKVRDAGLLQPFKELCTYLMEENNMVVYVEKKVLEDPAIVSDENFGAVKKKFCTFREDYDDISNQIDFIICLGGDGTLLYASSLFQGSVPPVMAFHLGSLGFLTPFNFENFQSQVTQVIEGNAAVVLRSRLKVRVVKEPRGRKGPVPNGLSENGAPAPGQADGGKQAMQYQVLNEVVIDRGPSSYLSNVDVYLDGHLITTVQGDGVIVSTPTGSTAYAAAAGASMIHPNVPAIMITPICPHSLSFRPIVVPAGVELKIMLSPEARNTAWVSFDGRKRQEIRHGDSISITTSRYPLPSICVRDPVSDWFESLAQCLHWNVRKKQAHFPEEEEGEG, from the exons ATGGAAATGGAACAAGAGAAGATGCACGTGAGCAAGGAGCTGTGTGCGGAGTCGGCTGCCTACTGCTGCTCCGCCTGCCATGGGGACGAGACCTGGAGCTACGGCCACCCCATCCGGGGCCGGGCCAAGTCCCGCAGCCTGTCCGCCTCGCCCGCGCCGGGGAGCACCAAGGAGTTCAG GAGGACACGCTCTCTACACGGACCCTGCCCGGTGACCACCTTTGGACCAAAGGCCTGCGTGCTGCAGAACCCCCAGACCATCAT GCACATTCAGGACCCCGCGAGCCAGCGGCTGACGTGGAACAAGTCTCCCAAGAGCGTTCTGGTTGTCAAGAAGGTCCGCGACGCCGGCCTGCTGCAGCCGTTCAAGGAGCTCTGCACGTACCTCATGGAG GAGAACAACATGGTCGTGTATGTGGAAAAGAAGGTGCTAGAAGACCCTGCCATCGTAAGTGACGAAAACTTTGGGGCagtgaagaagaaattctgcacTTTCCGAGAAG ATTACGACGACATTTCCAATCAGATAGACTTCATCATTTGCCTGGGGGGGGACGGGACCCTGCTGTACGCTTCCTCGCTGTTCCAG GGCAGCGTGCCTCCAGTCATGGCTTTCCACCTGGGCTCCCTGGGCTTCCTGACACCATTCAACTTTGAGAACTTTCAGTCCCAAGTCACCCAGGTGATAGAGG GGAACGCAGCTGTTGTCCTTCGGAGCCGGCTGAAGGTCCGGGTGGTGAAGGAGCCTCGAGGGAGGAAGGGGCCTGTGCCCAACGGGCTCAGTGAGAACGGTGCGCCGGCCCCCGGCCAGGCGGACGGCGGGAAGCAGGCCATGCAGTACCAG GTGCTGAACGAGGTGGTGATCGACAGAGGGCCCTCCTCATACCTGTCCAACGTGGACGTCTACCTGGACGGACACCTCATCACCACGGTGCAAGGCGACG GAGTGATCGTGTCCACCCCGACGGGCAGCACTGCGTACGCAGCCGCGGCCGGGGCCTCCATGATCCACCCCAACGTGCCGGCCATCATGATCACGCCCATCTGCCCCCACTCGCTGTCCTTCCGGCCCATCGTGGTCCCCGCAGGGGTGGAGCTGAAG ATCATGCTGTCACCAGAAGCAAGGAACACTGCGTGGGTGTCCTTTGACGGTCGGAAGAGACAGGAGATCCGCCACGGAGACAG catcagcatcactacCTCTCGCTACCCGCTGCCCTCCATCTGCGTGCGAGACCCCGTGAGCGACTGGTTTGAGAGCCTGGCCCAGTGTCTGCACTGGAACGTGAGGAAGAAGCAGGCCCACTtcccagaggaagaggagggcgaGGGCTAG
- the NADK gene encoding NAD kinase isoform X1: MEMEQEKMHVSKELCAESAAYCCSACHGDETWSYGHPIRGRAKSRSLSASPAPGSTKEFRRTRSLHGPCPVTTFGPKACVLQNPQTIMHIQDPASQRLTWNKSPKSVLVVKKVRDAGLLQPFKELCTYLMENNMVVYVEKKVLEDPAIVSDENFGAVKKKFCTFREDYDDISNQIDFIICLGGDGTLLYASSLFQGSVPPVMAFHLGSLGFLTPFNFENFQSQVTQVIEGNAAVVLRSRLKVRVVKEPRGRKGPVPNGLSENGAPAPGQADGGKQAMQYQVLNEVVIDRGPSSYLSNVDVYLDGHLITTVQGDGVIVSTPTGSTAYAAAAGASMIHPNVPAIMITPICPHSLSFRPIVVPAGVELKIMLSPEARNTAWVSFDGRKRQEIRHGDSISITTSRYPLPSICVRDPVSDWFESLAQCLHWNVRKKQAHFPEEEEGEG, encoded by the exons ATGGAAATGGAACAAGAGAAGATGCACGTGAGCAAGGAGCTGTGTGCGGAGTCGGCTGCCTACTGCTGCTCCGCCTGCCATGGGGACGAGACCTGGAGCTACGGCCACCCCATCCGGGGCCGGGCCAAGTCCCGCAGCCTGTCCGCCTCGCCCGCGCCGGGGAGCACCAAGGAGTTCAG GAGGACACGCTCTCTACACGGACCCTGCCCGGTGACCACCTTTGGACCAAAGGCCTGCGTGCTGCAGAACCCCCAGACCATCAT GCACATTCAGGACCCCGCGAGCCAGCGGCTGACGTGGAACAAGTCTCCCAAGAGCGTTCTGGTTGTCAAGAAGGTCCGCGACGCCGGCCTGCTGCAGCCGTTCAAGGAGCTCTGCACGTACCTCATGGAG AACAACATGGTCGTGTATGTGGAAAAGAAGGTGCTAGAAGACCCTGCCATCGTAAGTGACGAAAACTTTGGGGCagtgaagaagaaattctgcacTTTCCGAGAAG ATTACGACGACATTTCCAATCAGATAGACTTCATCATTTGCCTGGGGGGGGACGGGACCCTGCTGTACGCTTCCTCGCTGTTCCAG GGCAGCGTGCCTCCAGTCATGGCTTTCCACCTGGGCTCCCTGGGCTTCCTGACACCATTCAACTTTGAGAACTTTCAGTCCCAAGTCACCCAGGTGATAGAGG GGAACGCAGCTGTTGTCCTTCGGAGCCGGCTGAAGGTCCGGGTGGTGAAGGAGCCTCGAGGGAGGAAGGGGCCTGTGCCCAACGGGCTCAGTGAGAACGGTGCGCCGGCCCCCGGCCAGGCGGACGGCGGGAAGCAGGCCATGCAGTACCAG GTGCTGAACGAGGTGGTGATCGACAGAGGGCCCTCCTCATACCTGTCCAACGTGGACGTCTACCTGGACGGACACCTCATCACCACGGTGCAAGGCGACG GAGTGATCGTGTCCACCCCGACGGGCAGCACTGCGTACGCAGCCGCGGCCGGGGCCTCCATGATCCACCCCAACGTGCCGGCCATCATGATCACGCCCATCTGCCCCCACTCGCTGTCCTTCCGGCCCATCGTGGTCCCCGCAGGGGTGGAGCTGAAG ATCATGCTGTCACCAGAAGCAAGGAACACTGCGTGGGTGTCCTTTGACGGTCGGAAGAGACAGGAGATCCGCCACGGAGACAG catcagcatcactacCTCTCGCTACCCGCTGCCCTCCATCTGCGTGCGAGACCCCGTGAGCGACTGGTTTGAGAGCCTGGCCCAGTGTCTGCACTGGAACGTGAGGAAGAAGCAGGCCCACTtcccagaggaagaggagggcgaGGGCTAG